A single genomic interval of Lathyrus oleraceus cultivar Zhongwan6 chromosome 7, CAAS_Psat_ZW6_1.0, whole genome shotgun sequence harbors:
- the LOC127104045 gene encoding probable U3 small nucleolar RNA-associated protein 11 produces the protein MSSLRNAVPRPAHKERPQPSSRRKFGVLEKHKDYVERAKAFHTKQDALQKLREKAANRNEDEFYFKMIKSKTVRGVHRPVNEDNKYTQEELILMKTQDMGYVLQMLQSEKKKVESLSATLHSTGEKPMNSHVYFAEDREEAKELKLKHSKREIPTTSGDVPAKIKRKTERSYKELEARKTRVSQLEKVYMDMALTKELQKNGRKRKLRPDEIVNPTNRPVYKWRAERKR, from the exons ATGTCGTCTCTGAGAAACGCCGTCCCCAGACCTGCTCACAAAGAGCGCCCCCAACC GTCTTCGAGGAGGAAATTCGGAGTGCTAGAAAAGCACAAAGACTATGTCGAACGTGCAAAAGCCTTTCACACGAAGCAGGACGCTTTGCAG AAACTTAGGGAAAAAGCTGCAAACAGAAACGAGGATGAGTTTTATTTTAAGATGATTAAATCAAAAACTGTTCGTGGAGTTCATAGACCAGT GAATGAGGATAACAAGTATACTCAAGAAGAACTTATATTGATGAAAACACAGGATATGGGATATGTTCTTCAAATGCTTCAAAGTGAGAAAAAG AAAGTTGAATCGCTATCTGCCACGCTGCACTCTACTGGTGAAAAGCCAATGAATAGTCATGTTTATTTTGCTGAGGACAG GGAAGAGGCTAAAGAGTTAAAACTAAAACACTCAAAAAGAGAAATTCCAACCACTTCTGGTGATGTTCCTGCTAAGATTAAAAG GAAAACAGAACGATCATACAAAGAGCTGGAAGCAAGGAAAACTAGAGTAAGCCAGCTGGAGAAAGTCTACATGGATATGGCACTGACGAAGGAGTTGCAG AAAAATGGTAGAAAGCGCAAATTACGTCCAGATGAAATTGTCAACCCAACCAATAGACCGGTTTACAAGTGGCGTGCTGAAAGAAAGCGCTGA